In Armatimonadota bacterium, one genomic interval encodes:
- a CDS encoding prepilin-type N-terminal cleavage/methylation domain-containing protein, with amino-acid sequence MKQAFTLVEMLVVIAITAIILTLVIVPIVQGFNMTRQAQALADAQDKARTVVERVGREISNAASILDNADRAGEVAVLVPGRNGAVVAPVLLEYCKLDLAKPATGEPLRGPSGAYIDPDTGKEDPTLKAPKGQVVLPVTPGDTVVRFSIGLRDPLHPRGYVNPYDGLLMAKEGERDNLYVLYRFEVQPYLWDNTNQRFVVNTAFFEVDPSTIVPGDPLSGKPVMDDPYFLLPGFDRFGGTLGGAALAAKQGRVRNWMKAGRVMTEVSRFDMIQPVYDKQSRKVVYDGDTPRILPLIQFRPTGIGNEPLEAMAAVRLSGEGDSATAFAPDVFRSSKGGWSATVIRFWPVGWDRTNASANEYLVARRYPGGSGEWRHGIFTFDPDLDASELYDGLLLFDGTAYEWAVRNRLPYAFSRALNPAAMANSTYRNRLAAFSMNEKLGRVTASFPIEELGDVNQLPEPPGGNKPDVLTGPTLSPVQDPNPPGTLTDAIYSPSEPKYEINSSFNKVWSVRPELRGNIHRFIDLRVVAQPDDTPSPLDPNPLRGFARARIVPGSESVIGPDQNAGPNYGQLIRYSRTTRNPGPNQYKLNYVDLPEPTDYRLLGFSNSEVTAFEGLGGSYSAANFLSAFIQPRFKAGYLQLYSDPNLPLPNGNIRVSYRFQFTRDGDSLSADYDSRQAMSIKLTIRNYPQSSLPNPQGITVAASAAVRNVLR; translated from the coding sequence CGATATTGGACAATGCGGACCGCGCCGGCGAGGTGGCGGTTCTGGTTCCGGGCCGGAACGGCGCGGTTGTTGCCCCGGTGCTCCTCGAGTACTGCAAACTTGACCTGGCCAAGCCCGCAACAGGCGAGCCGCTTCGCGGCCCCAGTGGCGCCTACATCGACCCAGACACCGGCAAAGAGGACCCCACGCTAAAGGCGCCGAAAGGCCAGGTTGTGCTGCCCGTGACCCCTGGGGACACGGTTGTCCGGTTCTCCATCGGCCTGAGGGACCCTTTGCACCCGCGTGGCTACGTAAACCCCTACGATGGGCTCCTCATGGCCAAAGAGGGCGAGCGCGACAACCTGTACGTGCTTTACCGGTTCGAGGTTCAGCCTTACCTTTGGGACAACACGAACCAGCGGTTCGTGGTCAACACCGCCTTCTTTGAAGTCGACCCCTCCACCATCGTTCCTGGCGATCCGCTGAGCGGCAAGCCGGTCATGGACGATCCCTATTTCCTTCTGCCGGGGTTTGACCGGTTCGGAGGCACTCTGGGCGGCGCGGCGCTTGCCGCCAAGCAGGGCCGTGTGCGCAACTGGATGAAGGCGGGGCGCGTGATGACCGAGGTCAGCCGCTTCGACATGATCCAGCCGGTCTACGATAAGCAGAGCCGAAAGGTGGTCTACGACGGCGATACGCCTCGGATTCTCCCGCTGATACAGTTCCGCCCGACCGGGATCGGCAACGAGCCGCTCGAGGCGATGGCGGCCGTTCGGCTGAGCGGTGAAGGCGACAGCGCTACAGCCTTTGCTCCCGACGTCTTCCGGTCGAGCAAGGGCGGATGGAGCGCGACCGTGATCCGTTTCTGGCCCGTCGGCTGGGACCGCACAAACGCCTCGGCCAACGAATACCTGGTGGCAAGGCGCTATCCGGGCGGCTCTGGGGAATGGAGGCACGGGATCTTCACTTTCGACCCCGATCTGGACGCAAGTGAGCTGTACGACGGCCTGCTCCTTTTCGACGGCACGGCCTACGAATGGGCCGTACGAAACCGCCTGCCCTACGCGTTCAGCCGCGCCCTGAATCCGGCGGCGATGGCGAACAGCACCTATCGAAACCGCTTAGCGGCGTTCTCGATGAACGAGAAGCTGGGCCGCGTGACGGCGAGCTTCCCGATCGAGGAACTTGGCGACGTTAACCAGTTGCCGGAACCTCCGGGAGGCAACAAGCCCGACGTCTTGACCGGCCCGACCCTCTCGCCCGTGCAAGACCCCAACCCGCCCGGAACACTGACGGACGCCATCTACTCGCCCAGCGAGCCGAAGTATGAGATCAACTCCTCGTTTAACAAGGTGTGGTCGGTGCGGCCCGAGCTCAGGGGGAACATCCATAGGTTCATCGACCTAAGGGTCGTGGCGCAGCCTGACGATACGCCCAGCCCCCTCGATCCCAACCCGCTTCGCGGCTTTGCCCGAGCTCGGATCGTGCCGGGAAGCGAAAGCGTGATCGGTCCGGATCAGAACGCCGGACCGAACTACGGGCAGCTGATCCGGTACTCCCGCACCACACGAAACCCTGGGCCCAACCAGTACAAGCTGAACTATGTGGACCTTCCCGAACCCACCGATTACCGGCTCCTCGGGTTCTCGAACTCGGAAGTGACGGCTTTTGAGGGACTCGGCGGGTCGTATAGTGCCGCCAACTTCCTCTCAGCCTTCATCCAGCCGAGGTTCAAGGCGGGCTATCTGCAGTTGTATTCCGACCCGAACCTGCCCCTGCCCAATGGGAACATTCGGGTGTCCTACCGCTTCCAATTCACCAGGGATGGCGACAGTTTGTCGGCGGATTACGATTCGCGCCAGGCGATGTCGATCAAGCTGACGATTCGGAACTACCCGCAGTCGTCGCTTCCGAACCCGCAAGGCATCACCGTTGCCGCCAGCGCCGCGGTAAGGAACGTCCTGAGGTAG
- a CDS encoding PQQ-binding-like beta-propeller repeat protein: MNYMRNGNKIWISLALAISAALASAPCMGQDFPTLKGDNARTGKNATANASGPGLANLRWWRPNLADNIGGTRVLDNPDAGVTFSGAWSQPLTVADEAFNAYISDPNADPSVVFPYRYAKTVLSSDQDDPTQGSTSYVEWSISPPGAVQRNVALYAWLPIGPTLELGNPLYPQRFFVYEILYGTGGSKRWIDVVDTFQAGTSWVRLGGGGRPTRQLFDYDGSTPIRIRLHNTVPMDSSGRYTDSPGTLVYGDAVMAVPEYGTYVASPIVNLISSLPTIINTVDAITRHELAYVDGKPKVVEVGEVHSRFHDSNNGLLDVANNDRWVFRPNQVSPELTVNVDNLSAVPGPGWTPQTTPSGFIGTNYLSQPTTNSTVLMSNVSFEPTLEDGSYEVWVHLQGSSGPTVFAQQQRVDVEEGASVTNLTLDANAGGGWVRLGSRRFDHTKADPLRVKMTNFSALPADAGLLAYADAVRFVGAGSTAIHSTPVQAKAFVKLTPAGAPVEREVTIVCAEDGRIYCLDSLGNADGTTKVYWTYPSTPRPNESGWTDPNHVSGVDGVGPIAEMPIGFDMTSAMIQRISGVDYLYVGSTNGRVYCIEMAGRGDMDDAKSYPGTAVRRWTYPNDYPSSRRTSTLGPIKGSLAFATIASGPTVFVPTSEGRLYALNALGTPATKTTSVRWNYPSLTTQPLGAIQSTPAVEFGRVYFGSNVGSDNLGHFVCLNQDTGALVWQYSGGAAQWNRANAENFASGPVTIASTLMTGMPNTVVAANDNGYITAFDAASGLILWATNELGSAVAGNLTYSPLTVYNNSGALYSSPQPCVIVPTNDGRISALFAEWSKTNSLGGTRRRAWGFDTRATDLKTSVAVGRNWMYITDPNGYMYGLNNSTSGHISPGDPPGTFEIVENDPLGIPFREAKLVFIKPDTYQKLRLPTGASGHMTHAQANNTSAQVTTVNPAYEWGETIYLMVYNFPYNPSGLPEPPYTAPQAEFRFNVEGASVRNITSTAKRFSGTSPVSGITGATLDGYAIISFTVQGSGSTAIAPGNANTNAILSAQFGAGDPLQNVVLNPALVNKVFQVANPIAVATQFDASGNPLPNHSLGYTIQPNHSEAVMNGSRDILSSTKREDRITASAGVVHHNQKATRQMAVFDRSMMRQIRGPERGVDNVRIGRADLTWRGGAGSIWKPLDPLAYPNFEDRPTRFPNTSLDFPDLKQERVDFIKDRFGNAEDPANYGVALIPPTSVGAFSVTNRTLVRTPLDIDINVPRYQPANLSTILDSDPANLAGVPGGYAGTITVYVDSNGDGRFGNVGNRREAFRTFVAAASVAVDEKFYVGTPTLDLGSLGSGTGFRADSTNPWPWLSTNTGYGPNVAPYTDIFQTFRVFNDGNVNLLNLRLAKGFFDPTSGTVRPWGLFAPAGHERSWLDTQLNLWSDIDKRFAPVHSGSNSVILQKPRVGDSSANELLVNPRRRVNENLNQFAESYLMPTSGPAGVLPNPPRVSVSVPIGMPVGSYLSQMRVIEDVDDNETLAYSLLANGTWNPTEAQSDPGFTLRFSARESRITNAYTKYTAPMMQNLSNGTEKFLHQNMQPAAMRDRFGNLLVAYMSNSSAFNAPEPLTESLNDGWRLYIGSMTGTRPETGLGSSFLPDLNAWLPGAGGTFFRQEVGPFPTVPSTALFGLSGGETIIAGTDKFGAPALPLLGAFNPYTGAEFGTQHIAFLGEAQIQSGSGRRSMSLPFVASFTTAADGAISMGNISPLPSVEGGVKGRPAIVKTSDADGTLFFAAGGGGQTQIYAQAFHDNGTTAYNTGQLLKLAVGTGFEYVSGPSAYARTYAGASVPGLPNGAPMFELGFTGKLRGRPNPEVFHGRVRAGGTYGGPQGQGGQAQFIYLPEMVDDRMVADGEAGNYRSTGLQWNLNATIQLDMILNGVRTNLEVANTRVIDRTTGLVTFDTKLGGKAYLDPNMGTVRLAGTLPPRNASLLLRYTPRLLLASGSAGAGYSTPTVIFDNRMIGEFSYWARSNNQPLVPNGGPIPNDPVRSARMVFTYGRAAAGAGQTSRPYMRTFRLGVQLPVPVHTQANGAITSFNVTGATSYYQIDPGRGRAYFQDLDENRTVTITYTGVDEATGAAIPGIVLTNVQVALVPERDEAPVPMDQAFTESQLFAFPDPFDFGNAAQRRPGLIWLFWMSTRTGTPDIFFQTIAPRFTPTPVGKQ, translated from the coding sequence GTGAATTACATGCGGAACGGCAACAAGATTTGGATCAGCCTGGCGTTGGCCATCAGCGCGGCTCTCGCTTCTGCGCCGTGCATGGGCCAGGACTTTCCCACGTTGAAAGGCGACAACGCGCGAACCGGCAAGAACGCCACGGCGAACGCCAGCGGGCCCGGCTTGGCGAATCTCAGGTGGTGGCGCCCGAACTTGGCGGACAATATCGGCGGGACCAGGGTCCTCGACAATCCGGACGCCGGCGTCACGTTTTCGGGAGCCTGGAGCCAGCCGCTCACCGTCGCGGATGAGGCTTTCAACGCCTACATTTCAGACCCCAACGCCGACCCATCGGTCGTTTTTCCTTACCGCTACGCAAAGACGGTCTTGAGCTCGGATCAGGACGACCCCACCCAGGGATCGACGTCCTATGTCGAGTGGTCGATTTCGCCGCCGGGCGCCGTTCAGCGCAACGTGGCCCTTTATGCGTGGCTCCCGATCGGCCCCACGCTGGAGCTTGGGAATCCACTCTATCCTCAGCGCTTCTTCGTGTATGAGATTCTGTACGGCACGGGCGGAAGCAAACGGTGGATCGACGTCGTCGACACCTTCCAAGCCGGCACGAGTTGGGTGCGTTTGGGCGGCGGCGGCAGGCCCACGCGGCAGCTTTTCGATTACGATGGCTCGACCCCCATCAGGATCCGGCTCCACAACACCGTTCCGATGGACAGCAGCGGCCGCTATACGGATAGCCCCGGCACGCTCGTTTACGGCGACGCGGTGATGGCGGTTCCGGAATACGGAACCTACGTCGCCTCGCCGATCGTGAACCTGATCTCCTCGCTGCCCACGATCATCAACACGGTGGACGCCATTACGAGGCACGAATTGGCCTACGTGGACGGCAAGCCGAAGGTCGTCGAGGTTGGAGAGGTCCATTCGAGGTTCCACGATTCGAACAACGGCTTGCTTGACGTTGCAAACAACGACCGATGGGTGTTCCGGCCGAACCAGGTCTCGCCCGAACTCACGGTGAACGTCGACAACCTGTCGGCGGTCCCTGGGCCAGGATGGACGCCTCAAACCACTCCGAGTGGGTTCATCGGAACCAACTACCTTTCCCAGCCCACCACCAACAGCACGGTGCTCATGTCGAACGTCTCGTTTGAGCCGACGCTGGAAGACGGTAGCTACGAAGTCTGGGTCCACCTTCAGGGAAGCTCCGGCCCCACGGTCTTTGCACAGCAGCAGCGGGTGGACGTCGAGGAGGGGGCTTCGGTTACCAACCTGACCCTGGATGCCAATGCGGGAGGCGGTTGGGTGCGCCTTGGGTCGCGCCGGTTCGATCACACCAAGGCCGATCCGCTTCGCGTCAAGATGACGAATTTCAGCGCGCTTCCTGCCGATGCGGGCCTGCTGGCGTATGCCGATGCGGTCCGGTTCGTCGGCGCAGGAAGCACCGCGATCCACTCGACTCCTGTCCAGGCCAAGGCGTTTGTCAAGCTCACACCCGCAGGCGCGCCGGTGGAAAGAGAAGTGACCATCGTCTGCGCCGAGGACGGCAGGATCTACTGCCTGGACTCGCTGGGCAATGCTGACGGCACGACCAAGGTTTATTGGACCTATCCCAGCACTCCCCGGCCGAACGAATCCGGCTGGACGGACCCGAACCATGTCAGCGGGGTCGATGGCGTCGGTCCGATCGCGGAAATGCCAATCGGCTTCGACATGACCTCCGCGATGATCCAGCGGATCAGCGGCGTGGACTACCTCTATGTGGGCTCCACGAACGGCCGCGTTTACTGCATCGAGATGGCTGGGCGCGGGGATATGGACGACGCCAAGAGCTATCCCGGCACCGCCGTTCGCAGGTGGACCTACCCGAACGACTATCCCTCTTCCCGGCGAACCAGCACCCTGGGACCGATCAAGGGCTCTCTGGCGTTTGCCACCATCGCCTCCGGCCCCACGGTGTTCGTTCCGACCTCGGAGGGTCGGCTCTATGCGTTGAACGCGCTCGGCACACCGGCGACGAAGACCACGAGCGTCCGTTGGAACTACCCCAGCTTGACCACCCAGCCGCTCGGCGCCATCCAGTCCACTCCGGCCGTTGAGTTTGGGAGGGTGTACTTTGGCAGCAACGTCGGCTCGGACAATCTTGGCCACTTCGTGTGCCTGAATCAGGATACGGGCGCACTGGTCTGGCAGTACTCCGGCGGCGCGGCACAATGGAACCGCGCGAATGCCGAGAACTTCGCCAGCGGTCCGGTGACCATCGCTTCGACCCTGATGACGGGCATGCCGAACACCGTCGTGGCGGCGAACGATAACGGCTACATCACGGCCTTTGATGCGGCGTCCGGCTTGATTCTCTGGGCAACCAACGAGCTTGGCTCTGCGGTCGCCGGCAACTTGACCTATTCGCCATTGACGGTCTACAACAATTCAGGCGCCCTCTACTCCTCCCCGCAGCCGTGCGTGATCGTGCCCACCAACGACGGGCGCATCTCGGCCCTGTTTGCCGAATGGTCGAAGACGAACAGCCTGGGCGGCACCCGCCGCCGCGCCTGGGGCTTCGATACGCGGGCAACAGACCTCAAGACTTCGGTGGCCGTTGGCCGAAATTGGATGTACATCACCGACCCCAACGGCTACATGTACGGCCTCAACAACAGCACCTCCGGGCACATTTCGCCTGGAGACCCGCCAGGAACGTTCGAGATTGTCGAGAACGACCCGCTGGGCATCCCGTTCCGCGAAGCCAAGCTGGTGTTCATCAAGCCGGACACCTATCAGAAGCTCCGCTTGCCGACGGGCGCTTCGGGGCACATGACCCACGCCCAAGCGAACAACACTTCGGCCCAGGTGACGACGGTCAACCCCGCCTATGAATGGGGCGAGACCATCTACCTGATGGTGTACAACTTCCCATACAACCCGTCGGGCTTGCCCGAGCCGCCCTACACGGCCCCTCAGGCGGAGTTTCGATTCAACGTCGAAGGCGCGTCCGTGCGCAACATCACGTCGACCGCGAAGCGGTTTTCGGGAACGTCTCCCGTCTCCGGGATCACCGGCGCTACCCTGGACGGCTACGCGATCATCTCGTTCACGGTTCAGGGCTCCGGCAGCACGGCGATTGCGCCGGGCAACGCCAACACGAACGCGATCCTTTCGGCTCAGTTCGGCGCGGGCGATCCGCTGCAGAACGTGGTGCTGAACCCGGCCCTCGTCAACAAGGTCTTCCAGGTAGCCAACCCGATCGCCGTTGCCACGCAGTTCGATGCTAGTGGTAACCCGCTGCCGAACCATTCTCTGGGCTACACGATCCAGCCGAACCACTCGGAAGCGGTGATGAACGGCTCGCGCGACATCCTTTCGAGCACCAAGCGCGAGGACCGCATCACGGCCTCCGCCGGCGTCGTGCACCATAATCAGAAGGCCACGCGCCAAATGGCGGTTTTCGACCGCAGCATGATGCGCCAGATTCGCGGGCCCGAGCGGGGCGTGGACAACGTGCGCATAGGCAGGGCTGACCTGACCTGGCGCGGTGGCGCAGGGTCCATCTGGAAGCCGCTCGATCCGCTGGCTTATCCCAACTTCGAGGACCGCCCGACACGGTTCCCCAACACCAGCTTGGATTTCCCCGATCTCAAGCAGGAGCGGGTGGACTTCATCAAGGACCGGTTTGGCAACGCGGAGGACCCCGCGAACTACGGGGTGGCGCTCATCCCGCCCACCTCGGTCGGCGCTTTCTCGGTGACCAACCGGACGCTGGTCCGAACACCGCTGGACATCGACATCAACGTTCCCAGGTACCAGCCGGCCAACCTCTCGACGATTCTGGACTCCGATCCGGCCAATCTCGCCGGCGTTCCGGGAGGCTATGCCGGAACGATCACGGTCTATGTCGACTCGAACGGCGACGGCCGATTCGGCAATGTGGGCAACCGACGCGAGGCGTTCCGCACGTTTGTGGCCGCCGCGAGCGTGGCCGTGGATGAGAAGTTCTACGTGGGGACCCCAACCTTGGACCTCGGCTCGCTGGGCTCGGGTACCGGCTTTAGGGCGGATTCGACCAACCCCTGGCCATGGCTGTCCACCAATACGGGCTATGGACCCAACGTTGCCCCGTACACCGACATTTTCCAGACGTTCCGCGTGTTCAACGACGGAAACGTGAACCTCCTGAACCTCAGGCTCGCCAAGGGCTTCTTCGACCCCACGTCTGGCACCGTCCGGCCCTGGGGCCTCTTTGCCCCCGCAGGGCACGAGCGAAGCTGGCTGGACACGCAGCTCAACCTCTGGTCGGACATCGACAAGCGGTTCGCTCCGGTGCATTCGGGCAGCAACAGCGTGATCCTGCAGAAGCCTAGGGTCGGCGACTCTTCGGCGAACGAGCTCCTCGTGAACCCCAGGCGCAGGGTCAACGAGAACCTGAACCAGTTCGCGGAGTCGTACCTGATGCCGACAAGCGGCCCGGCAGGCGTTCTGCCGAACCCGCCGCGCGTCTCGGTCTCCGTACCGATCGGTATGCCCGTCGGGTCCTACCTCTCACAGATGCGCGTGATCGAGGACGTGGACGACAACGAGACGCTCGCATATTCGTTGCTCGCGAACGGTACGTGGAACCCCACCGAGGCGCAGTCCGATCCTGGATTCACCCTCAGGTTCAGCGCGCGCGAGTCCCGAATCACGAACGCCTACACGAAGTACACGGCGCCCATGATGCAGAATCTCTCGAACGGCACCGAGAAGTTCCTGCACCAGAACATGCAGCCTGCCGCCATGCGAGACCGCTTCGGCAACCTCCTGGTAGCGTACATGTCGAACTCGTCGGCGTTCAACGCGCCGGAGCCCCTCACCGAGAGCCTGAACGACGGGTGGCGGCTCTACATCGGCTCCATGACGGGAACGCGGCCTGAAACCGGCCTCGGGTCAAGCTTCTTGCCGGACCTGAATGCCTGGCTTCCCGGCGCCGGCGGCACCTTCTTCCGGCAGGAAGTGGGACCGTTCCCGACCGTTCCCTCGACAGCGCTCTTCGGTCTCTCCGGCGGCGAGACGATTATTGCCGGCACCGACAAATTCGGTGCTCCCGCCTTGCCGCTGCTCGGGGCGTTCAACCCCTATACCGGTGCTGAGTTTGGCACCCAGCACATCGCGTTCCTCGGCGAGGCCCAGATACAAAGCGGCAGCGGCCGACGCAGCATGTCGCTTCCGTTTGTGGCGTCGTTCACGACGGCGGCCGATGGGGCCATCAGCATGGGCAACATCAGCCCGCTGCCCAGCGTGGAGGGCGGCGTCAAGGGTCGTCCCGCGATCGTCAAGACGAGCGATGCCGACGGCACGCTGTTCTTCGCGGCGGGCGGCGGCGGACAGACCCAGATCTATGCCCAGGCATTCCACGACAACGGCACGACCGCCTACAACACGGGCCAGCTACTGAAGCTGGCGGTCGGCACGGGCTTCGAGTATGTTTCCGGGCCCAGCGCCTACGCCAGGACCTATGCGGGCGCCTCGGTTCCCGGGCTTCCGAACGGGGCGCCGATGTTCGAACTCGGTTTCACCGGCAAGCTTCGCGGCAGGCCGAATCCAGAGGTTTTTCATGGCAGGGTGCGCGCGGGTGGAACCTACGGCGGACCGCAGGGCCAGGGCGGCCAGGCGCAGTTCATCTATCTGCCTGAAATGGTGGACGACCGGATGGTCGCCGATGGCGAGGCTGGGAACTACCGTTCGACCGGCCTGCAATGGAACCTGAACGCCACGATCCAGCTCGACATGATCCTGAACGGCGTGAGGACCAACCTCGAAGTGGCCAACACTCGGGTCATCGACCGCACGACCGGGCTTGTCACGTTCGACACCAAGCTTGGCGGAAAGGCCTACCTGGACCCGAACATGGGCACGGTGCGGCTGGCGGGAACGCTGCCGCCGCGAAACGCGAGCCTGCTCCTGCGCTACACGCCGCGCCTCCTATTGGCGAGCGGCAGTGCGGGCGCCGGATACTCGACTCCAACGGTGATCTTCGACAACCGCATGATCGGCGAGTTCAGCTATTGGGCGCGTTCGAACAACCAGCCTCTGGTGCCGAACGGCGGCCCGATTCCGAACGACCCCGTCCGAAGCGCGCGCATGGTCTTCACGTATGGCCGAGCGGCGGCAGGAGCGGGCCAGACCAGCCGCCCCTATATGCGCACGTTCCGGCTCGGAGTCCAACTCCCGGTGCCGGTGCACACTCAGGCGAACGGCGCGATTACGTCGTTCAACGTGACGGGCGCCACCTCGTACTACCAAATCGATCCGGGCCGGGGCCGGGCCTATTTCCAGGACCTGGATGAGAACCGAACGGTCACGATCACCTACACGGGTGTGGATGAGGCGACGGGAGCTGCCATCCCAGGAATCGTGCTGACCAATGTCCAGGTCGCGCTGGTTCCCGAAAGGGATGAGGCGCCGGTTCCAATGGACCAGGCGTTCACCGAGTCGCAGCTCTTCGCGTTCCCCGATCCGTTCGACTTCGGGAACGCCGCGCAGCGACGGCCAGGGCTTATCTGGCTGTTCTGGATGAGCACGCGAACGGGAACACCGGACATCTTCTTCCAGACAATTGCGCCGAGGTTCACGCCAACGCCGGTCGGAAAGCAGTAA